The following are from one region of the Salvia splendens isolate huo1 chromosome 2, SspV2, whole genome shotgun sequence genome:
- the LOC121792387 gene encoding ankyrin repeat domain-containing protein 13C-B-like, with translation MEDLSKYAHSPAHLAVLRHDYTALKRIVEGLPNLAKAGEVNNEAESIAAEKDADAVSLVIDRRDVPGRETPLHLAVRLHDALSAEMLMAAGADWSLQNENGWSALQEAVCTREENIAMIIARHYQPLGWAKWCRRLPRIVASAARIRDFYMEITFHFESSVIPFIGRIAPSDTYRIWKRGSNLRADMTLAGFDGFRIQRSDQTFLFLGEGHTSEDGNISLPPGSLIVLSHKEKEITNALEGAGVQPSEAEVAHEVALMSQTNMYRPGIDVTQAELIPHLNWRRQERTEMVGSWKAKVFDMLHVQVSVKSRRVPGALTDEELFAVNDDDKLANGAENDEFDDVLTAEERKQLDSALGMGDGFVEEEGSEVQDCHDNFDAGSLDSFESNGTAKEKKGWFAWNKKSSKNIGDDPDDSKNLKKFSKLALDDSKQKANDSRRSSSEFPREDMGDPKKSKDKSSKKKKKKGTTVESKNESEYKKGLRPVLWLTPDFPLRTEELLPLLDILANKVKAVRRLRELLTTKLPPGTFPVKIAIPIVPTIRVLVTFTKFEELQPVEEFSTPLSSPAHFQDSKSKESEGSTSWISWMRGSRGGQSSDSEGRSFCDEADPFNIPSDYAWVDANEKKRRLKAKKAKNRKHRKHASSRQHPDGARRPNEEVVE, from the exons ATGGAAGATTTGTCAAAATATGCACATAGTCCTGCCCATCTGGCAGTGCTTCGGCATGATTATACAGCATTGAAACGGATAGTGGAAGGGCTTCCTAATTTGGCTAAGGCCGGTGAGGTGAATAATGAGGCTGAATCCATTGCTGCTGAGAAGGATGCTGATGCTGTGTCTCTAGTGATTGACAGAAGAGATGTTCCGGGCAGGGAAACTCCTTTGCACCTCGCGGTGCGGCTGCATGATGCATTGTCAGCTGAGATGTTAATGGCAGCAGGTGCTGATTGGAGTCTGCAAAATGAGAATGGGTGGAGTGCACTCCAGGAGGCGGTTTGTACGAGAGAGGAGAACATTGCGATGATCATAGCCCGACATTACCAGCCTCTTGGCTGGGCTAAATGGTGCCGCAGGCTTCCCAGGATCGTGGCATCAGCAGCTCGGATCCGTGACTTTTATATGGAAATTACCTTCCATTTTGAGAGTTCGGTGATACCATTTATTGGTAGAATTGCCCCTTCAGACACTTACCGTATATGGAAACGTGGCTCTAACCTCCGAGCAGATATGACCCTTGCAGGGTTTGATGGATTTCGTATCCAACGCTCTGATCAGACTTTTCTCTTCCTTGGAGAGGGTCATACCTCAGAAGATGGAAACATATCTTTGCCTCCTGGATCTTTGATTGTGCTGTCTCACAAGGAGAAAGAGATCACAAATGCTCTGGAAGGAGCTGGTGTTCAACCATCAGAAGCTGAGGTTGCGCATGAAGTGGCTCTGATGTCTCAAACTAATATGTATAGACCTGGAATTGATGTTACTCAGGCTGAGCTTATCCCTCATTTGAATTGGAGAAGACAAGAGAGGACCGAGATGGTTGGCTCTTGGAAAGCCAAGGTTTTTGATATGCTTCATGTACAAGTGAGTGTGAAGTCTAGGAGAGTTCCTGGTGCTTTGACTGATGAGGAGCTTTTTGCAGTTAACGATGATGATAAATTGGCAAATGGTGCTGAAAATGATGAGTTTGATGATGTACTGACCGCTGAGGAGAGAAAGCAGTTAGATTCTGCACTCGGGATGGGGGATGGGTTTGTTGAGGAAGAAGGCAGTGAAGTCCAAGATTGCCATGATAACTTTGATGCTGGTTCACTTGATAGTTTTGAATCAAATGGTACCGCCAAAGAGAAGAAAGGTTGGTTTGCTTGGAACAAGAAAAGCTCAAAGAACATTGGAGATGATCCTGATGACTCAAAAAATCTGAAAAAGTTTTCAAAGTTGGCACTTGATGATAGCAAGCAGAAAGCCAATGACAGTCGCCGATCATCGTCTGAATTTCCTAGGGAAGATATGGGGGACCCTAAGAAGTCAAAAGATAAAAGTagcaagaagaaaaagaagaaaggaacGACTGTTGAATCAAAGAATGAAAGTGAATATAAGAAAGGTCTGAGACCTGTTTTATGGTTGACACCAGATTTTCCCTTGCGAACCGAAGAACTCTTGCCTTTGCTCGACATATTGGCTAATAAGGTCAAAGCTGTCAGAAGACTTCGCGAGCTTTTGACTACCAAGCTGCCACCGGGAACTTTTCCTGTCAAG ATTGCCATTCCAATTGTCCCCACAATACGTGTGCTGGTGACATTTACGAAATTCGAGGAGCTTCAGCCAGTAGAGGAGTTCTCAACCCCTCTCTCCAGCCCTGCACATTTTCAAGATTCCAAGTCTAAAGAATCTGAGGGTTCAACATCATGGATTTCCTGGATGAGGGGAAGCCGTGGGGGCCAGTCGAGTGACAGTGAAGGCCGGAGCTTCTGTGATGAAGCTGATCCTTTCAACATACCATCGGACTATGCATGGGTTGATGCGAATGAGAAGAAACGCCGGTTGAAGGCAAAGAAAGCAAAGAATAGGAAACATAGAAAGCATGCTAGCAGCAGACAACATCCAGACGGTGCACGGAGACCCAACGAGGAAGTGGTGGAATAG